In Bacteroidia bacterium, a genomic segment contains:
- a CDS encoding tetratricopeptide repeat protein: protein MPALLLSILLLIPCLASSQSSPSVDSVLLHESYLAHDALIQSLIGKADSLVGENNSLSLALAQKACSLAVIENNTEAQIEALRVAGSVYFHNHQTDSALRYFTSALSLADKNTPRIDVAYILNAVAATYQLDMNYEAAVKEYERILELGLSEKEGARILRNIYHNLACIYQYQEEYPKAISGFQKSMKISLATNDTAAIISTQNLIGDTYRETKNYDSAMIYLRSAYSLMKKADNYNEIVSVLNNIGAVFLDQHIADSAFFYFSSALKKAQQNDNIYGVCVINYNLGRIAQDNQQYNEAVRFFQSSLDVAEAHQFTERILFGQKELQHTFALMGDFSAAYKVQEQYMQLKDSLFAVEGQGKLKKLEKRLVIQEQVQKQEKEKQALIYANQLRTIWLVSSLIALGLVLILTGVLVSRYRSKSRLNRLLEIQNQKIQTQSEVIAQKNFRMEKSLHDLNEFAYIVSHNLREPLRRIGSYVSLLNMRYAPTLPAEAGEFMKYSVQGVHDLKLMLDDLLSYVIVEIENHAVSQVDTAAIVENVRLKILEDIPDTEITIVQAAPLPVITSNENLSELLFFHIIENAVKFRSQEPPLIHISASPEKNGYHFTIQDNGIGIDPMSISKVFSLFYRGTVSDKYSGTGIGLSVCKKIVNLHHGEIWAESSPGNGTKIHFTVFPLGNQ, encoded by the coding sequence TTGCCTGCTCTCTTATTAAGTATTCTCTTACTTATTCCTTGCCTGGCTTCTTCGCAGTCTTCACCGTCTGTTGACTCTGTGCTGCTACACGAAAGTTACCTCGCTCACGATGCGCTGATTCAATCTCTTATCGGGAAAGCTGACTCTCTTGTCGGAGAAAATAATTCTTTATCATTAGCTCTGGCTCAAAAAGCGTGCTCCCTGGCAGTGATTGAAAATAATACAGAAGCTCAAATAGAGGCTTTAAGGGTTGCCGGTAGTGTGTATTTTCACAATCACCAAACGGATTCCGCTCTTAGGTATTTCACTTCTGCGCTCAGTCTTGCCGATAAAAATACTCCACGGATTGATGTTGCCTATATTCTTAACGCCGTGGCCGCTACTTACCAACTGGATATGAACTATGAGGCGGCAGTAAAAGAATATGAGCGTATACTGGAACTTGGCCTTTCGGAAAAAGAGGGTGCTCGCATTCTCCGAAATATATATCACAATTTGGCCTGTATTTACCAATATCAGGAAGAATACCCAAAGGCGATATCAGGGTTTCAGAAGTCGATGAAAATATCATTGGCTACTAACGATACCGCTGCGATCATCTCTACCCAAAATCTTATCGGCGATACCTACCGGGAAACAAAAAACTATGATTCTGCCATGATTTATTTGCGTTCTGCTTATTCGCTCATGAAAAAAGCAGACAACTACAATGAAATTGTCTCTGTTCTCAACAATATAGGTGCTGTTTTTCTCGATCAGCATATCGCCGATAGTGCGTTTTTTTATTTTTCTTCAGCCCTGAAGAAAGCGCAACAAAATGATAATATCTATGGTGTTTGTGTGATCAATTATAATCTTGGCCGCATTGCCCAGGATAATCAACAATACAATGAAGCTGTACGTTTTTTTCAGTCTTCATTGGACGTAGCTGAAGCGCATCAATTCACAGAGCGTATCCTGTTTGGGCAAAAAGAGCTGCAACATACTTTTGCGCTTATGGGCGATTTTTCGGCTGCATATAAAGTCCAGGAGCAATATATGCAGCTAAAAGATAGTCTCTTTGCCGTGGAAGGACAGGGAAAACTCAAGAAGCTGGAAAAAAGGTTAGTGATTCAGGAACAAGTACAGAAACAGGAGAAGGAAAAACAGGCGCTTATATACGCCAATCAATTGCGAACCATCTGGCTTGTAAGCTCTCTTATCGCGCTGGGGCTTGTGTTGATTTTGACTGGCGTACTCGTCAGCCGGTATCGGTCCAAATCAAGGCTGAATCGATTGCTGGAAATTCAGAATCAGAAAATCCAAACTCAAAGTGAAGTGATTGCGCAAAAAAACTTCCGGATGGAAAAATCTCTTCATGACCTGAATGAGTTTGCTTACATTGTTTCCCATAACCTTAGAGAGCCGCTTCGCCGAATCGGAAGTTATGTTTCTCTCCTTAATATGCGTTATGCGCCCACGCTCCCTGCTGAAGCCGGCGAGTTTATGAAATATTCCGTGCAGGGAGTCCATGATCTCAAACTGATGCTCGATGATTTGCTCAGCTATGTAATCGTAGAGATAGAAAATCACGCGGTCAGCCAGGTCGATACGGCAGCAATTGTGGAAAATGTCCGCTTAAAGATTTTGGAGGATATACCTGATACTGAAATCACCATTGTGCAGGCTGCTCCGCTTCCCGTGATTACCTCCAATGAAAATCTGTCTGAACTTCTGTTTTTTCATATTATAGAGAATGCGGTAAAGTTTCGCAGCCAGGAGCCACCGCTGATTCATATTTCTGCCAGCCCCGAAAAAAACGGCTATCATTTTACCATTCAGGATAATGGAATAGGGATTGATCCGATGAGCATTTCGAAAGTGTTTTCTTTATTTTATCGGGGAACCGTTTCTGATAAATACAGTGGTACCGGGATTGGGTTGTCTGTTTGTAAGAAAATCGTAAATCTTCACCATGGCGAAATCTGGGCAGAATCCTCGCCAGGAAATGGTACGAAAATACATTTTACAGTTTTCCCATTGGGCAATCAATAA